DNA sequence from the Paraburkholderia hospita genome:
GTAATGGCCGAACTATGCCAGCAAGTAAGACGCACGTCGATAGTGGGCACGCTACAATTGAGAGAGGCTCAGACTCCGAACGAACAATTCGGCTGCTTCGTCGGCTTTTGGTTAAGGCACAACCAAGGGATGAGCGACGACGATCGCTATGCTACGAAAGCGGCTATAGCCGGGCCGCTCGCACCCGGCTTCACTCAGCCCCGGCGCCGGAACCGCGACCTCAAATACGCAGCCTGACGAGATAACTGCGGCTTTAATCTTCTGGAAAGCGGCGACAGCCGCTCCCCGACCAACTCGATTGAGCAGATCAAATCCGCTTCAGACAGGTTGTCCGCAGATCATGTGGAAGAACAGTCGAACGGTACTCACGGATGAAAACGAATGGATGAACGCAAGCGGGACAGCATGATCGCTTATCTGCGCCACCGGATGGAAGAACATGGCATTGAGCCGGACGACCTGGCTTCAGCAATAGCGGGCGATCAGGTGAGGCAGAAAGCAGCCCGGTATCAAAATGCGACGGGGGATACCTGGACAGGCGACGGGGAAATGCCCCAGTGGCTGAAGCAGGCGATTAGCTCAGGACAAAGACTCGAGCATTTTGAGATGGCATCGGCGTCACCGATGCAGGATACCCAGCGAAAGAGGATCGACTGGCGCGGCGACCCTTTCGCAGGGAGTCCACTCGCGCGGCAGCACGCTGACTGACGAGTACACCTGCTCGTGCTGGGCGAACGCCGGCTGCGACAGATGGATTCGATAGCGCGGGCCCTGTTGCCTTCCAGGCTGTGGGGAAAAGCGGTGATGGAAACCCGGCTCGCCCGGATCTCGAGGTTAGGAGCGGCGCGACTCCTGGAAATCCTCACCTTTTATCGACCTGAGCACGCAGACGAGTGATGTGTGCCTGCCCGCCTTTGAAATGTGCCAAGCCAGGTGATGTTGCGCAAAAAATCATTTGAGTACATGTTTTAAGGTATTTTCCTGACACACCGATCGTGCCGCGTCATAGAATGAATCTGCTTGCCGTATGAACAGATTGGCAGGCGCCGATTAATTCGAAAGAGAGTTCCCACGACCATTGCGTCACCGTCGCGGTAATCCCAAAGGTGCGCCGTAACAGGGTGTTCAAGGTAACCAGTTGCTGACGTCCCGCGTTCGAACCTGCAAGGGTTTTTCTCGCGGCCCCGATACAATCAGAACGATCGAAGCCCTCAGCGGATCTTTTCGACGCCGTACTTAAACCCGATGCCAACGGAAGCCCCCTCGCCGCTCGTTCGCCTCTCTCCCGACGTCGTCTTCAGTCGGGAAGTGCTCGGCCGTCGGCGTGAGGAAGAACCGTTTTCGCTCTCCAGCAGCGCTGTGCGTCCTGCGCCGATGCCCCGGGCAATCACCCGGAAAAGCGCAGTCCGGTCCGACGTCGCTCCCACTGAACAGCCATCCCTCTTCTGAGCATCGCTGCACTTTGACGAATCGCGGCCGACAATCTGAACATCCTCTTCACCCAATTCTTCCGCGACCGATCAGATTCATGATCTGAACAAACGCAGGAGCGCTTCGCGAAGGTCCGATACGTCCAGCACGTGCTGCGCGCGCGTGAACGCGACGTAGAGCAGCCGCAGCTCGTCCTTCTCCACAGTCAGGCGACCATCGACGTATTTGAACAGAAAATCGTTGATGACTTTCACCCGCTTCCATTCGAGGCCCTTGGCCCGATGCACCGTGGAGATCACGTAATCGGCCTGCGCTTCAGGCGTAATCCGTTGCGCCAGCGAGCGCAGATAGCCGGTTCCGAATTCATCGACAATCCGCACGATGGGAAGCAGATCGGCGCCGGCCGCGCTGCGCGCGAAAGTCTGTGCATCGTCCCACGTCTCAAACAGCGAAAAGGCTGCAGGTCTGTAGGCCCGCCGCCCCGCTATCAACCTGTCTGCCCCATCTGCATACGCAACAATTTCGGTGGGACTCATGCGGATTGACGGGCGGTGGCCCGCCTCCACGCCTGCGGCCAGATGCCAGATGGCGGACACATTCTTGCGGCAAAGGATGGCATCAACGGGTGGAGCGACCATCGGGTCCTCGACGAGGATCGAGCCGATCGTGCCCTGGCCGCGAACGGCTGTCTGCTCGCCCAGCAGCCCGAGTAGCCGGCTGGCGAGCGTGGCGAACGTGTGACCGAAACGGAAGGACTCGGTCAGCGCGTGTTGGGGTGCATCGATCTGCGCCATGGCGTTCACTGCGCCACGCCATTCGTATATCTGCTGGTACGGGTCACCAACGTAGACGATCTGGGCATGTGGCTGCCGGTTCAGAAGCCACAGCATCACGCCATCGCTGTCCTGCGCCTCGTCGAAGAGGATAAAGTCAGATTCGATGCGCGGGTGCCCCTGCGCCCAGACCTTCAGATAGATGTCGGGAATGATGGCGCTGCGGCCACGCGGGTCCGTGCTCTCACTCCACAGGCGAGCGACATGGGGGCTCAGTCCTTCCCGCAGCCAGTCGGCGGCTTTATCGTCGATCTTCTCGTCGACGGGAACATGGATAGCTTTCGGCGCGTCGTCAGCCGAGCGGCAGAACCTGCCCAGTCCATCGACAATCATGCGACCGAGCTCGAACGGTGTGAGTTCGACGGTCTTTCCCGTCACGAGGGGCACCTCTACTGCACCGATGCCATAGCGAGCAGCAAGTTCGTGAGGCGGCTCCGCGGGGTGGTTCACCCGCGCGGCAAGCGCGGGTGACACCGATCGGTAGGCCAGCGAGTGGACTGTTCCGGCCATCACGTTGGGCGGAAAGCCGCGCCGCGCGTGCTCTGCAATCTCGCGGTTAAACGCCAGATAGATGCCACGCTGATGGGCGAGACGGGTTGCGACAAGCCGTAGCGTCGAGGTCTTGCCCGCGCCCGCGTACGCCTTGATCTTGAGATTGCCGCCACCGGCGACAGCATCGACGATCGCCTGCTGTTCAGGTGTCGGTCTTATCAAACGGGCCATTTGCAGTTCGGGAGCAGATGAACCGACAGTCTACGCGGAACGCACAGGCCGCAACTGCAATGCGCTGCGCCAACCAGGCAACCACGGCGTCCAGCGAACTGGACAGAATCCGGTCCGTCCCTGGAGTCGTCGTTCCGATCGTCGCGGACGTGTTGCACATCGGATGAAAGTCCCGCGGCGTTCATTCCTCGAATCTGCCGCACATTGCGTCCCAGGATGACCGGCGGGGACCGCATGCAGCACTGCCCACTGCCTGGTAAGGCGTTTTCGACGACATCGCCTCGTCTATAATCGGGATACCCTGAATATTCACATCGCATGGAGCCGTACTTTATGAGTCAAGCCCGCGGGCGATATGCGGGATCCCGGGACAGCGGCCAACGCCATCCTCGCCACGAGAAAAAATCTCCGCCCCAACGGCTGGGACCACCGTACGTGAAGGCGCCTCCCCGAGACCCCGCCCAGACTGCCTCCATCTTCAAAACACGATCGTTTCAGTTTCTCGTCGACGCGGTCGGCGCAGAGAATATCGCCATAGCGCTTGAATCGACCATGACGCGCGTGGCCGAACTGATGAAGGGCGAGCGGTTCACACCCGAGACCGCCTTTCACATGGAAACTACGCTTGGGTTACCGCATGGCTTTTTTGACCAGCCCAATCCTGGCCTCGCGCCCGAGACTATCGCTCGTCTGAAGTCACCGCTCGACTTCATCCAGATCGGCGAAGGATTGGACGCAGAGCCCGCAGCACTTGAGCCGGCTTCTGCCCTGAACGTCGATCAGCAACCGTTACTTAAAGATAGTGTGTCCGAGGAAGCGCAAATGCCGAAGAAAGTAGCTGGCGGCTCGCCGGGAGCCGTCAGGAACAGTCGAAGCGAAACGGCCGGACAGCCTGAACCTCATGCGCCGATCAAAGCTTCGCCCTCGAAAGACAAGACGTCTCCCAAAACGCCACAACAGCAACCGCTGGCATTGAGCGACAGCGCCGAGGTGGAGAACGTCCGACGCGCTAACCTTCACCTTCTCACGAGTCGAAACGGATCGAAAGTAAGACTTGGCGTGGTCATGGAGATGAGTGGATTCAACATAGCCGATCGGCTACATGCCAAGAAACGCATGGACAGTGTCGAAGCAAACCGGTTCACGGAGCGACTCGGATTGCCAGTTGGCTGGTTGGACATCCCTCGCACCGAAGCCGAGATTCCAGAGTCGGTGTCGCGCATGCTTGCGCCTGCTCCGCGCGGTCGAGCATCCGCTCAACGAGACGAGCCGCTCGCGCCAGCAACGAACGATGGCGTGCAAGAGACACTCGCCGACGTGAAGGTGCGTACGAGGCGCGAGCGTGCGACCGCCTTGGGTGATTCAGAAAGCCCCTCACCTGTTTCGGCGGATGTCGCGGAAGACAAAGAGACGATCATCGTCAGCCCGCAAACTCGTGTAAATGACTCCTCCGACGGCCTTGCCCGCCGCTCCCCCGAAGAAAGTGATGGCGAGGCCCCGGCAGCCACGTTGGCACCCTCTGAGTCGATGCCTGAGGCGTTGCCCACCTCCGCAGCTCCGCAGCAAAATCCGGCCCCACTCCCCTTCG
Encoded proteins:
- a CDS encoding H-NS histone family protein; translation: MDERKRDSMIAYLRHRMEEHGIEPDDLASAIAGDQVRQKAARYQNATGDTWTGDGEMPQWLKQAISSGQRLEHFEMASASPMQDTQRKRIDWRGDPFAGSPLARQHAD
- a CDS encoding UvrD-helicase domain-containing protein, yielding MARLIRPTPEQQAIVDAVAGGGNLKIKAYAGAGKTSTLRLVATRLAHQRGIYLAFNREIAEHARRGFPPNVMAGTVHSLAYRSVSPALAARVNHPAEPPHELAARYGIGAVEVPLVTGKTVELTPFELGRMIVDGLGRFCRSADDAPKAIHVPVDEKIDDKAADWLREGLSPHVARLWSESTDPRGRSAIIPDIYLKVWAQGHPRIESDFILFDEAQDSDGVMLWLLNRQPHAQIVYVGDPYQQIYEWRGAVNAMAQIDAPQHALTESFRFGHTFATLASRLLGLLGEQTAVRGQGTIGSILVEDPMVAPPVDAILCRKNVSAIWHLAAGVEAGHRPSIRMSPTEIVAYADGADRLIAGRRAYRPAAFSLFETWDDAQTFARSAAGADLLPIVRIVDEFGTGYLRSLAQRITPEAQADYVISTVHRAKGLEWKRVKVINDFLFKYVDGRLTVEKDELRLLYVAFTRAQHVLDVSDLREALLRLFRS